One genomic region from Vibrio sp. STUT-A11 encodes:
- the galE gene encoding UDP-glucose 4-epimerase GalE translates to MKVLVTGGCGYIGSHACVALAAAGHEPIVLDNFSNSNPKAVVRIEKLIGRPLVVYQGDIRDRLVLDCIFEQHRIGAVMHFAGLKAVGESVAKPLEYYDNNVSGTLNLLAAMRTAHIYRLIFSSSATVYGDPLTVPISEAAQTGATTNPYGTSKHMVESCLRDFSAANPDWSITLLRYFNPIGAHPSGLIGEDPTGIPNNLMPFITQVAIGRRDTLSIFGNDYPTHDGTGVRDYIHVQDLVEGHVAALEERGNVSGLHVYNLGTGNGVSVLDMVAAMNKVLGRELPVRIEPRRAGDIAQCFAEVDKAEKELGWSANHDLMDMVEHSWNWQQRNPNGYQS, encoded by the coding sequence ATGAAAGTATTAGTGACGGGTGGCTGCGGCTATATCGGCAGTCACGCCTGTGTCGCATTGGCTGCTGCTGGACATGAACCTATTGTGCTGGATAACTTCAGCAACAGTAACCCTAAGGCTGTGGTTCGTATTGAGAAGTTGATTGGGCGTCCATTGGTTGTTTATCAGGGGGACATTCGCGACCGCCTCGTGCTTGATTGCATTTTCGAACAGCACAGAATCGGTGCCGTGATGCATTTCGCCGGGCTAAAAGCAGTAGGCGAATCAGTGGCTAAACCGCTTGAGTATTATGATAACAACGTCTCAGGCACGCTAAATTTGTTGGCTGCGATGAGAACCGCACATATTTACCGTTTGATCTTCAGTTCATCGGCGACGGTGTATGGCGATCCTCTAACGGTTCCTATTTCTGAAGCTGCTCAAACCGGCGCAACGACCAATCCATATGGCACCAGTAAACATATGGTTGAAAGTTGTTTGAGAGATTTCTCTGCCGCCAATCCGGACTGGAGCATCACGCTGTTACGTTATTTCAACCCAATCGGTGCGCACCCTAGCGGTTTAATCGGTGAAGATCCGACAGGTATTCCCAATAACCTGATGCCGTTTATTACACAAGTGGCGATCGGGCGACGCGACACGCTCTCTATTTTCGGTAACGACTACCCAACGCATGATGGCACTGGCGTGCGTGACTACATTCATGTGCAGGATTTGGTAGAAGGCCACGTGGCGGCACTGGAAGAGCGAGGTAATGTCAGCGGGCTGCATGTCTATAACCTCGGGACAGGTAATGGCGTCAGTGTCTTAGATATGGTAGCGGCGATGAATAAGGTACTGGGCCGAGAGCTGCCAGTGCGCATCGAACCTCGACGAGCCGGTGATATTGCTCAGTGTTTTGCCGAAGTGGATAAGGCTGAGAAAGAGCTTGGTTGGAGCGCGAATCACGATTTAATGGATATGGTTGAGCACAGTTGGAACTGGCAGCAACGTAATCCTAATGGTTACCAATCTTAA